CTTTCCTTGCAATTGAGGGATTTGGTTTTCCATTATGCACAATTTATTGTAGGATTATAACTTTGAACCCCTAGTAAAGGTAACCAtcacttgttgttgttgactgCCTGCTTCCCTGGGATGTTGGCTGATTGATCTGCAAAATTATTCCATCTTAGCCATGATCATCTAATGTTAAGGGTTTAATTTCTTGAGGAttactaacaataattatttggtgCACCAACATTTTAAGCAGTCATTGATTTCTTTCATGTGGTACCCCGGCATGACATGGTATGGTTTCTTATATATGAGCCCTGTTTTGTTGAGTGGCTTCAatctttatttgcattttagtTTGTCCTCTATTCGTCACCATCCTACCTGATTCATATAATATCTAATTATatttaatgataatatttatttatattacaCATAAGAATATAAGTTGTATTGCACACTCTATATTACTTCCAAAACTTAACAGGAATACCTCATACTTACTTATTTGCTTGCAGGGGAAAGAGTTAATGCATCAGGAATCAAACCGATATTTTTTCCTTGGCAATGGTTTGGAAAAGGAGTGTCAGGTAGCCACTGCAGTCGAATTCTTAACTGGAACGGGAattcttgttattattacaAGGTCACTTATGTCCTTTCAATTGGAAGATGTCATTTCCTGGTTTCCTCTGAATATTTCACTTTGAGCTGACATAGAGTCATGTGGAATCTGTTTGCTACCCTTGCCAGacctttctttcttgttaccTGCATTCCTGGCAGATGCTCAAATGCAAGGCTCAATTTCTCTCTCTTGTCAAGAGCCGCATTTTTCCCACTCCCATCTTTGTTTATGTATcccattaataattatttgttgtgCCCTGTCTGTATTGTGTGTGCTGTGGAGTGTGTGAGAGAGTGTGCGTCGCGCTTGCAGCTGCTCAAGCATGCAAGCACGCCTGCTGCAACGCTAGAATAAGTTACTTGCTAATTGGTTGCAGGTATTTTATTTAGTCTGTAATAGAAAATTGCATGTTGATTTCATTTATGCTGCTCTTGATCTTGAAGAAGTTTTAGATTGTTACAGATGAACAGCACACAAAGTGTAACGACTGTCAACAATTCAACATATGCTTACAAAAAATTTAAGGTTGGTGCATGAATACTTTAAGAGTTATCTATGTAaaagtgaaattaaaaatacaattattatttgtctcAGGTCAGCTCtgtcaagggaaaaaaaagcagatactttgaaacaaacttattCTCTGCTAGCTCTGGGATAGTTATTTGCTTAATCCTAGCAACTGGTAACCAAAAGTTAACATTTCAGTAGAGTTAAATGAGGAGGTAGAGATAGTGGCAACGATAAATATTGATGACTGAGTGATTATCCTTTGTTGCCGGGGACTAAGTGTACAGTTCTAATGCCCATTAATTGAGAAACTATAGCAGGTCATTCATCACACCTGTTTCAATACTCTGAAATACACCTAAAATTCCCTGTCTACtcacattttaaaatgtgCATTGCAAaatctagtttttttttttttagttatgtTTCACAAAAGGGGTTAATTAAGTAGAGGCATCTGTGAAAGTAgaataattatgaaagaagTCACAATTCCACAGAGAATGATGGATTAATTGAAGCCATGATTGTATATCACTGACAATAGGATCCAGCATGATGAACAGTTAGTTTTTCAACTTAcacattttcctttctttcaagaaGGAGGGAGATAAAAGGTGGCACAAAAGGAGGGAGAAGGTGAAGATTTTTCCTGTTAAAGACTAAATGGTACGCAGTCACTATCTCTtcatttcttgtatttttattCCCACTAAGTCATAAATTGCAGTGAACTGTAACAATTATTGAGTGCTTCCCTTTATGTGGTCAGCAATAGCTTAACTTTGTAAGCTTCTCCTGTTTCTTAGGTCACATGAGGATGTCAACGCTGGCCTTAACAGAGAAGAGAGGTTAACGTTGCTTTCCCTTTTCAAGATTTAGATATGCGAACTCATACTCATTGTATCCTTATCATTTCTTGAGGGTTTCAATACTAAGTGTTGGGACTTTAATGGGTGTAAATTACATTTATTCAATTGTTTGCTTTAAATCCTTGAAGTCATGTGGAACTGAGGTGAGTGCTTGATTGTATtagttttacatttttttttccaagtgtTTAAGCAGATACTCTCAATAGCCAGAAAAGTTCTCTTGCTATTGTGGGTAAACATTTGCTTTCATGTCAAAGCAGATACTTTCATCAACTTCGAACTTGGGCATTCTCTTTTGTATGAAAAAGAGAGACCCATGGGGAACGAGTTAGTATTCACTCAGAGCTGGACACCATGCCTATGCCGGTAATTGGCTGGAACGCTTTTCGATGAAAAGACCATCCGCTTTACATCTTTAATTCGTGGATcaacaactttttttccagGAAGACCACATGAAGTCATAATCTTCGACATGGAtcagaaacttttttttgcgTGAGGAGCAAAACTTAAGAGGAATACCTCATACTTACTTATTTGCTTGCAGGGGAAAGGGTGAATGCATCAGGAATCAAACCGTTATTTTTTCCTTGGCAATGGTTTGGAAAAGGAGTGTCAGCTAGCCATCGTGGTTGAATTCTTAACTGGAATGGGAATtcgtattattattacaaggtCACTCATGTCCTTTCAGTTGAAAGATTTCATTTCCTGGTTTCCTCTGAATATTCCCCTTTGAGCTGAGAGTTGCATATGGAATCTGTTTGCTACCCTTGCCTGACCTATCTTCCTTGTTACCTGCATTCCTGGCAGATGTTCAAATGCAAGGCTCAATTTCTCTCTCTTGTCAAGAGTCACATTTTTCCCACTCCCCTCTATGTTTATGTATCCCATTAATTTGTTGTGCCCTGTCTGTATTGTGTGTGCTGTGGAGTGTGTGAGTGTGCGTCGCGCCTGCAGCTGCTCAAGCATGCAAGCAAGCATGCTGCAATTCTAGAATAAGTTAATAGCTAATTTGTTGGAGGTATTTTATTTAGTCTGTAATAGAAAATTGCATAATTTCACCTATGCTGCTCTTGATCTTGAAGAATTTTTAGATTGTTACAGATGAATAGCACACAAAGTATAACGACTGTCAACAATTCAACATATGCTTACGAAAAAATGTAAGGTTAGTGAATACTTAAAGTTACCTATGTAaaagtgaaattaaaaatacaattatttgtcTCAAGTCAGCTCTGCCAAAGGAAAAAAGCAGAtactttgaaacaaacttgttCTCTGATAGCTCTGGGATTATGTTATTTGCTTAATCATAACAACTGTGGTAACCAAAAGTTAACATTTCAGTAAACTGATTATGAGGTGGTAGAGATGCATATGGTGGCAACGATAAATATTGATCGATGACTGAGTGAATCCTTTCTTGCCGGGACTAAGTGTACAGTTCTAATACCCATTAATTGAGAAACCATAGCAGGTCATTCATCACACCTGTTTCGATACTCTGAAATACACCTAAAATTCCCTGTCTActcactttttaaaatgtgCATTACAAAAtctagtttttgttttttttcaagttatgTTTCACAACAGGGGTTAAGTAGAGGGGtctttaaaaagagaaaaattatgaaaGAAGTCACAATTAGACAGAGAATGATGGATTGATTGAAGGCAATTATTGATTATATACCACTGACAATAGGATCCAGCATAATGAACTGTTAGTTTTTCAACTTACacattttcctttctctcAAGAAGGAGGGAAATAAAAGGTGGCCCAAAAGGAAGGAGAAGTTGAGGATTTTTCCTGTTAAAGACTAAATGGTACACAGTCACTATCTCTtcatttcttgtatttttattCCCACTAAGTCATAAATTGCAGTGAACTGTAACAATTGAGTGCTTCCCTTTATGTGGTCAGCAATAGCTTAACTTTGTAAGCTTCTCCTGTACATGTCTCTTAGGTCACATGAAGAAGATGTCAATGCTGGCCTTAACAGAGAAGAGAGGTTGCTTTCCCTGTACAAGATTTAGAGGTATGAACTCATACTtattagagaggttaagcatgacgtttacggcaaacggcaaacggcaaacagtaggcagctgcgtgtcataaaagcatgaaaatttacgtttttcaacttttctcacTCTTTTCAAAAGTTATTCGATATATGTAGgtaacagacaagaaaggagcttaaaaaatcaagtttctccttgttttggcaaaaaagaaaatttcatcttgccgtttgccgtttcccgtaaacgtcatgcttaatctCTCTATTGTATCTTGGTCATTTCTTGAGGGTTGGGGAGTTTACCATTAAGAAAAACTGACCATCCTTGCACTCTAGATCTAACTCAGGTGAGAGAAATGTAACCTTAAGGCACATTTGATTGAGgctattctggaataagaataaatggAAGAAACTccagatttttgttttggagcatAATTTACGACAATATTTCTAACATTTTGACTGGAAAtgatgcttttcttttgtattatGATAGCATCATAATTCTCATAGGTGTAATTTTTAGAAGTTAacgtttgtattttcattccAAAATAAGGTCAATTGAATTCATCCTTAGTGTCCTACTTTGTGCAATGGACCGTTTcagctgaaaaataattttattgtaatctCTCCCTTATTCTAGAATTATGCTACCAATCACTATAAGCTATAACGCTGACCATCCTTGACCAGTGGATTACTCATTGAAAGCTATATATATTagttttgtttgcattttctcACCCCCAGGTCTCAAGATGTCTAATAAGAGCATATCGATCAGTGCAGGGGACCTTGAAGCTTATAATCcctttcaaaataaaaggtgtgttttctcttcttcattAAAAAGTAATAACATTCTCAGAAAGTCAGAGATTGGGGTGATTCCTTTGTTCATAATTTTATACCGAGTTTTTCTTATGATGTCATAATTTGTCCTTTTTGTTACTTATAGATTACGTCAGATGACAAAGAAGAACAAGTACAATGCATGACTGAAACTGGAAATTAAGGGGGAAGCCTAGCTCTCTTGTTGAACATGAAAAGGTGTgttcttttaataataattattgcaaacgGTACAGTTTACAGATTTCTGTGTATGGTTTTCAACTGGAAACTCTGTTTTTGGTCAAATTTTGGTCTGCTTCACTGTCAGCTGAATGTTGGTAATGTGCTGGTAACCTGTTGGTCAACAATAATTGACTGTTACAGGGTTATATACTTATAAGTCCAAAATGGAGGCCATAATGTTCACTATTACTAAGTCAACCATCATGTTTAATTTGTATGCAAATTagagcattaattttgtaattagGAAAGAATCTTTAAACAACAATGACATATTCCATCTGGTGTATATCAGCTGTATGTTCAGAAATTCATGCCTAAGTTTATGATAACCCAAAGATATTTACTCGTTTTAATCCAGTTTAGTGATTTGGTTGTCAAAGAGAAGTGATCCTTAGAGAACTTCAGGTGAGTGTCTTACTTCATGCAGTGGACCTGATCCATTCCAGCTGTAAAACTGTTGTTTGCAAGTCAATTCCAGAATTTATGCTACCAATCATAATTTGGCAGTAATGCTGCTCAAGACTAATTTTCATGATTTCAAATGCACCAAAAGTTCTACTGATGGGCTTCCCTTCTCAAACATAAGAATTTAAAACCATGATCAATAACAAAACCCAGCCATTTACTATAAAGAGGTGTATGTATAGGCCCAAATTTATATATACTCAagctaacaataattattggaatgtAGCCATTATATATCTGGAAAACGTGCTACATAAAGGACCTGAGGGTATGTTTTAATGtctaaatatttttaaaaaatacctttttcaTATTTAGATATCACCTGCAGCAAAAACTACACAGAGAAGAAGGACACCAATGTTCTACTAAGATCTACTAGGATCTTCATCTCCAACACTCAGGCATTGCCTATATGGGCTATTTAATTATGGAGATTATAAGCCACTACCAAGAGTTAAGACAGTAATGTAAAAGATTTCCTTAATTTATTTGAGCCAGAAAGAATGGTTAAGGTGCACATTGAatctgtaataataattggtaTTAATAAGATATAAGTATGGTTAAGTTAACTTAAGGATCTACTGCTCTCTTTCCCAGGTTTGAAAAAATAGGTAAATAATctaaaaatggcaaatattGAGGGTGAATTTTGATTCTTAAGCCAGCATATAGACCAACTAAAGTAACTAATTGGTAAACATTTTTAACCCAATTCTATAATGTTCTCTTAAATGGTAAGGTAATTAGATTAAGGCTCGGACATCATATCCTTTGATGGATGGCACACATTGATAAAAAGCTTATAAGTAACTAATTATAAGGGAAATGATGTTGACATTTGGTGTGATGAAATGAGTGGGTAAATatcaatagtaataattattattattatattattattagtgtgTTAGAAATGACCTATGACATCTACATAATAACTGGGATATACTGTAAAGTTGGATAAGCATCATATCCTTTGATGGAGTGCAAACATGCATCGATTTACAGCTTTTAAGTTACTTGCATTTGTAATATACATAGAAAGATGACCTTGACCTTCAATGGGATGAAATGAGCATATTAGAAATGACCTGTGGCATCTAGATAATAGAGTATATGATTGTTAAGTTTGATTAGTACCATATCCTGATGGAGTGCGTTTTGTGCGTGACTATTCAGCTTAGAAGTTATTATAACCAAATAGATTTGATATTATACAATATGAAGGTGAGCATGCTTTAATCCAATGATACTGCTCAAGGTGATATGCATGCTTTACTACATAACTTCTGCAAAATAGAGATTCCATACATTAGATGATATAATTGTGCAACATACAGGTAATGAAATACTCTTCTAATATTATTACAAGACAGAATGGTGGGCAGGCTTTACTTCACAATTTATTAtacattaataaattattattactaataattatttgacacTTTTGATATTGAACAATACAATGGTGTGTGCAATACTGATATATACAGCTAATTAAGTAAATactcataataataataataataacaattattgtcattattattattattattattattctattattACAAAGACTGGTGGGCGCTAATGTTATTGCACTACTTTAGGGCTTGTGATTATCTTAGTGACCCTTCATGCCTTGTATACGGATAGGTTATAATACTTGCAAATATCTGAATAGAGACTTGTAATATTGAGATGATAGTGTGTGGATTACTACAGTATATTCTATTTCTGGTAATTAGACCTAGGCCTGTGATAGTAGATGTGATTATGTCCACAGGTCACTATGCAATATACATTTCATTTAAATACTCATTTGATATTTATGTATAAAGAATTGTATTAGATGATATAATTATGTATATTCTTGACTATGCaacttacaataattattattagactCCTATAGGGTATAATATGTTTGTGTGAGTTAGCTTGGTGTACGTGAGTACTTTACTATACAACAAGTGATAAACTTTAAATTATATGGTGTGTGCATTACAGCAAAGCCTGTGCACAATAAATAGGCACTTATTATGTTATTATATAATGGTACACTTCCAAGTATAACTATAGAACCTAGTATTCAATGTGATAGTGTCATGGTATGTTCTCCTTAAGTtaactattttaaaaaatgactaTAGACTCATTGGACGATGTAATTCTTTGTGTGCGCACGCGTCACTAtagaatttattttataatatgaTAATGCAGACTTCACTTTACTACTTCTGAATATAGTGAAAAAGTCTCATGACATTGAACAGTATGATGTTGCGCATACTAGTACTGCTACACAACTTTTAATTAAGCAAACTCCTTGTCACATTGATactcattttattattttaatgtctTTATGTTGGCAGTAATATTTAGCTCACAATTCAATAAAGGGGGCCCCCTTAATATTACATCATGTACAATTATTATCTAAGTAGACTTAAATGCACAACTTCTAAATTATTACAGAGACCACAATAATTTACCCTATCATCATGTGCATACTTTACTGTACAACTtatgattaataataataattattaattaaatggTGTGAATATCTGAATATTAAAGTTATTGATATTAGGCAATTATAGTAGACTGTGCATGTGATCCTTTACAGACAATTATTAATTAGACATGAATACCTGAATAGAAAATCATAATATCAGCTGACGTAATTATCCATATGCTTGACCATACAAATGCGTAACAATTAAGTTCATATAATATAGGATGCATTACTATACAACCTATtattaatgaaacaaaaactcacgTTATAATGATATTTGTACAATATATCAAAATGCAAATGCATAGGACCCCATGATAAGGTGTGCACACTTCGTTAATCCATGTTATGAATGTCTAAATCGTGATTCAAAATATTTATGTGAAATGGTAGTGTTTCTTTTAGAACCTATCAGTGACTAAAGATTCATAGTATTAGATGATGACTAAACAACTTGGTATTTATTAAGGTGACACATATGCTATACACTCCACAACgtacaaattatttattagGCTTATAATATACACACTCTACTATACAAGTTCAAAttaagtatatatatatttatatacatatgtggatatatatatatatatatatacatatgtgtatgtatatatatatatatatatatctgactgaattttgaaaaaggtggctcgctagatttttGCTTGTAAACAGGCGCAGTTTGAAATctagtgggggggggggggcggcgtcaagggatgcctgggtaaactccagaggccctgagctatgaactagtgggtagcttgcccttgcaagaggagagcaaagttactttaggggggtgggtaagctgaattagcttgttttagtcagctGCCTATTAAatatgttgcctttgtcaatcatagtcagtagtcctgtgacacagccttgtgatataattatagtcagcggttagatgtgagtgaagtctacaagtggcattgttgaggctaggctagagtttgatcctagttggaatcatagctgccaagagcaagccctttgttgtgcatctgaatgtgctaagttataataattgtcccagcattgggaggtatctttttgtaaatccagtcagatatatagAGGTATATAATATGATAACTAGGTCAAAATTCACCCTCCATGCGTCGTAGCATTTTAAAAGAACTTGATTATCCTCAAAAGTAAAGCTAGTGGagaattcttttatttttttatgagtTAGTTTGTATTTAAACAGACAAGAGAAGAATTCAAAGCATTAGTCATTTATTGTAAACCTAAAATTTATTTACCCAGCCCGGGAGGTCTAAGATTGAAGAGTTCAGCTGGCCCGGGGTTTTCCTCCTAGGAGCAAGTGGACGTACGGGGAGGTTTTTAACCCAGCTGTTGTTCCATAACTCTTCTTTCATTTAAAGTtcttcattaaccaatttaGCAGCGTTACTGTAAGTGATTTGTTCTCAGACCTGACAGATGTggcaaaaatacctttgtaataataattttatcattgcATTAGCAGCATTATAAGTACTCATTAATCAAGTatcacaaaataataaatacgTAGCAACTTTTCAGGCTGTACTTCCTATTCTTTGTGTGTCAGAGTTAAGTGAATTAAAAGGGTTTGACAAAAGTGTGTGTGGTGTTCTcatttttgaatttgatccACTCATTACCATCTCTTTTATAATCGACAACACTTGGCTGTCAGTATGATTGTTCATAGCATACATgggcaataatattattgtgattgGGTACTTGGAAACTTAATCGGCGCACACTATGGGGTATTACAGCTTGTTGAACTAAAGAATGGCTGTTTTTACCAGAGATGTAAAGTTGTCGGAAAAGAACACTAAACCTTTAAAAGCTGCCATTTTGCCATTGTGTTTCAGTCCACCAAACTTGGCgttggttattttttttctcaatctGCTTGAGGGCGTCCCATTTTACAAATCTGATCACTTCAAAGTTCTAGCCTGACTGCTTAAAAACTGTCTACTATAATGATTAGATTTGTTTAATCCACAGGCAGCTGTGAAAGggaaactgaaattttggGAGGTTGGGTGATTGTAGCTTACAAAGCAAAATAACCTTACTGCCAATCTTTTCGTAGTGCAGGCTGCTTTTGCACACCTACATTTAGgttttttccagtttcttgGCCTAGGTGTAAGACAACCTCTCcatgctttttgtttgtttgtcagaTTTACTTTAAATGCTCAAGGGTCTAAAAACTGTTCACCCACCTTAGTAAGTTTGAACAACAATGTGAATTTGAAATAACTTTCTTGATTAAGAACTTGTACACAAGTAATCAGTTGAAAAAGACACTCGTGTTCATTTGAAAGCTTTAAGACAATTTTTCTCATGCACGGTACTTGGAACAtctttattaataatttcatttccaCTGTTACATTGAAGCAATTCTCACATCCGGAAGGCTTTTTACTCTGCATTAAACATGGCAAGATCACGATCAAGCCCACAAACCTTTAACTTTGCTACTATAATTCCTGTTTTAGGGATCAAGACTTATGCCTTTCTGTTTCTGTCATTATCTCAGATCTTGTAAATTAATTGTACTCTCAGGGTAGGGGTCACTATTGCCATCTTGCTCTGGAGAATTGTGACTATCTATGTAAGAAGAGAGGTCAGCCTTGATTCCAGTATGGCTTTCCTCTGTCACTTCTGGAATAGTTTTTAGTAAAGTAGGTGATATGTTGGCTTGGTTACAATCAGTATCAACCTCCATGGGGACCACCTCTGGCAAACCTGGCATATTAGATATAGTTGTTGCAGATGTTATTCCCTGGGGTAGACTAATTGCCACGGACTCTTTAGGAAGTTGCACTGTACAAATTGCTTCTGGTGATTGCTGGAggatttcactttcattttcagtatCAGAGGATTTAACTTCatcctgaaacaaaacaaattctcACCTTAAGAATATGACAAAGTAAATTATTCATGTATTATTGATGGTCTCCCAGGGGTCCTTGTTCATATGTTCCCACagtatttacttattttatcCCTGTTCAAAATATCTGTGGAGCACATCCCCCACCATCAATATTAACATTTAGCTGTTCCCAAGTTCCATGAAACCCCTGGTAGACCCTCATTATTTTCCAGGTTACAAATACATGTGAGTTGACAACTTCACACACCAAAGCCAGTGATATGTTGCACTATACCTCTCTGGAACTTTGTATTGTTCTCCTCTGAATTTCACTAGTAAAAATGACTATTATGAATGAAAGCATTACATGATATAAAGGCACAAGCTGAAGTACTGTTCTTGAAATCACCTGAAGATCTCACCTCTGATAACCAGGAAGAAGAGTATCATTCACTTGATTATTGGAGGATATGAACAGAGTTTGAATTCTAGAGCTCCCACTCAACACAATATTAAGCTTGTATGACATTAGTGATGG
This sequence is a window from Acropora palmata chromosome 9, jaAcrPala1.3, whole genome shotgun sequence. Protein-coding genes within it:
- the LOC141892448 gene encoding uncharacterized protein LOC141892448 isoform X6, producing the protein MLTKNLRRREIKGGTKGGRRSHEDVNAGLNREERGKGECIRNQTVIFSLAMVWKRSVS
- the LOC141892448 gene encoding uncharacterized protein LOC141892448 isoform X5, coding for MKKMSMLALTEKRGCFPCTRFRGLKMSNKSISISAGDLEAYNPFQNKRLRQMTKKNKYNA
- the LOC141892448 gene encoding uncharacterized protein LOC141892448 isoform X4, with translation MLTKNLRREIKGGTKGGRRSHEDVNAGLNREERLLQMNSTQSITTVNNSTYAYEKIRREIKGGPKGRRS